Genomic DNA from Porites lutea chromosome 4, jaPorLute2.1, whole genome shotgun sequence:
TAAGATGTTGAACTGTTACAGGGACCAAATTTGTGGATAATTACTTGTCTCCAGCGACAATCTATCTGATTTGAATATCAGGTGGGCTATAGGCAGCAAAGTTTGTTTTTGTCGCTAAGATTTCACAGCAGGAATGTGAGCGAGTGGTGTTGATGTATTAAAGACCTCGCAAAGAGATTCACAAATTGCTTTTCCCAGCAGACCAGTATCGTTTTTGAAGCTTTAGAATCAACTGTATATTTGTGTAAGGGTTCTGATTACGTTAAGGGAATAATTCTTTGCTTAGTGCTAAACCcgatgaaaggaaaaaaaagcgcTTTCTACAATCCACTGATGTTTGCTCACCTCTGATTTCCCTAAACTGCGTTGTTACGTGCTTATTCCAGTCCTGTTACGTTACGACTGATAAATACTCCCTTTTGACGAAATGCTCCAGCTGGAAAAGTAACTGAAAGAACTGGCGATTCCAGAGAATTTGTTGGTGAGACTTTAAGCACAAAATCGGCAGGGTTTTAGAAATGTAATCGTTTTAACGGGGGCTTCTTTGGGCTTCCACTACAAATTGACTGTACATTCTCTTTCTTCGTCACTAGTACGCTTGTGttaacgaggtggtcgcatttAAGGGGTGTTTTAATCCGCAGGGTTCCTTTATAATCTATCCATCTCGTATTTGTACTTCTACAGGTACAGGCAAGAAGGTAAAATAAAGCATcattttaaaaacgaaaaatgagTAAATACGTTTCAATAGCGCTTCGAGCACACGTTTCGTAATTTGCAGCTTGGTAGCATATGATCTTTTGCCTCAGTGACGAATTACTTTTTTCTACCAACGTGAACTCCCTTTCAACAAGACTGACGATAAATAATgaatgtttgttgtcaaattttttctttgacttgCTTACTGGTTCTTGCTATTGCATTTTCACGTTCAAgtccatttattatttttctatttaagTTTGCCTTTTCTTGATCATGTTAAGACAAGTCAGCTAACGCATGCAAATATCAATTTCAATCTGATATTCTCGCATGGAATCCGAATGAAAATCAGGTTTGTGTGACTGATCTGGCTGACTaacattttaaaaggaaaaagatttCATTTCTGCATTTTTTAACACAGAAGGTAGTGTTTTTCCGCAACCCTGCCTCACGCAAACACTCGAAAGTCTTAGTGCTGTGTGTAGAACACTGTGCTACAAGAGAGATGATCACTACAATGATAAGAATGGAAATGTAATCAAGTCACCTGCCTGGAAAAGATTTAAGGTGCTTACCAGTTACACAATCCATCCGGGTGGAAATCTCGTGCATGAACAAAAAGCTGTAAAATTTCACGTGCTGGGAGAATGACCGGCTACAAAGTACACCCAAATCAACCGAACAGAttaaaaacagtggaaaactGCACGGAGGCCGCAAAACACAGCCCATGTTTTCTGAAACTTCCAAAACGGAATGTCGCGAACCAACTGAGTTTTTATCAAGGATTTGCGGTTTTCCCCCACGGTACGTACCTCTTGTGATGCGCCCTTGCTCTTTAGCGACTTTCAATTCCAAGTACGATTACTTTAGAAAGACCAGGCCTGTTCTTAGGGGTCTCCCTTTGATATGGATACTTCCACTGGATTTTTTTTGagcaggggcccgtttctcgaaagtcccggtaacttaacGGGCCCGGaaacatatttttaaatcaaagtcTCAAGAAAAGTAGGGTGTGTTCTGACCTCTAATGAagtccattttgtttcgttaGCTAATAACTCTActgtataattttcaaaacttttaaaactcccttctaaaaaggaaaacaaaacagcttaacgggcccggtaattACCGGGagcttcgagaaacgggccccaggcctGTTCCTAGGGGTCTCCCTTTGATATGGATACTTccattggattttttttttgagtagGGATTAATGTTGATGACACTGTACTGTGCCTTTTCAAAACTTATACACATTATTTTACCCTCAGAGAATTAGTAATGCTTTTAGGAATGAGATTTTAGGAAATGATTTTTCTGCCCAGCATGTGCACTAGGTGCTTACGCTCGTGCATGGTACGATTATACTGGCGATACGCAGCTTTTATTCGTTTGTGCGTTTAGTTTGCATTGCGTTCgaaattaattttgaattcTTCGTTGCTCAATTTCACTTTCATTCATTTTTGTTATGCGAATCCAGAACGGTTaacgttttgtttgtatttgcTGAACTGTTAAGATATtccatttcaaaagtaggttgagtttgatcgtcctggtgaacgtagtcctgaataggactgttgttgtcgacagtgactgacgtttcgacaacctgtgcggtagtcatcttcagagtcaaagtgagttgtatcacgtcagttgatgatattatactctggttattggtctgattggtcaattgggttgcgatgttattggtcgtctgtcagttaagacgtgatgttattggctacgaagactcgtaatcagtaattggtgcgtttctatccgtctattgtcacagttaaacagtcgtctattgttagtcaaattgtcagttctccagtcgtttcgttttcatttgaatcaatAGACGATGAATTTTCTCGTATTTGTTTATGATGGAACATTTTAATTGAAGAAGACTTGTTTTTCCTTCTTGCTGTgtaaaaatgttggaaaatgCTACCGAATGTCGTCGGCCATCATGGCATGGTAGTTCAGAGTAAGGTCCATTTTGAAAGAAGGAACTAAGCTATTTTGAAGATAAAAAGAAATAGAGAGCTATTCCTCCCCGCAcaacccagaaaaaaaaacaaaacagaaacagcaGTTAGGAGATGTTTAAGAACCAAGATGGCAATGAGTCATTGTTGAAGTAATCCTCAATTGAGTATTGCACGATGTATAGCGCTACAATGATCCCGAGAACAAAGCGATTCCCTTAACGTAATCAGATGAACTACTCGATCTGTTTACCATCTCTATGTCTAGTATTCAAGCTATTTTCTGATCCAAGTCTACAACAGATCCGGCGACACTCTTCAGGTTGTCGTCTGGGACTAATACATCTTTATTATCCCTAGCTTGAGATAAAGTAGGTggggggaggcggggggggggggggggggaggggggagaaaaagaaatgcaCTCACGGTCTCAAAATAATTGGCGCTAGGTAATATACGTTACGTTTAAGGACATTTTACAGTTTATAAATTTCATAAATTTCGCAGAGAAAAAGTGGTATTAGGGCGAAACGCAAAAAAACGTTCAACTGAAATGTCAATCATACTGCTTTAATGTTGGTCCAATTATTTTGAACAACTTTTGCCCTTTCTGAACTTCTTAATATGTAATTTTAGATTACAATGCATTTTTCTCTTGAGCTCTTGAGCTTTGTACACATGTGAGATCACCTTGATCAATGTGGCTCGTCATCGTACTCTTCCTCTTCTGCTTGTCCACTGTCGCTTTCATCCGGGGTATCGAAATCTGCATCGCCCCTGGCGTTCTGCGGGAAATCCCTGCTGGGTATCCTCCACACCACTTTTGGCTCACTATGGTTGTGACACTTGCACAAAGATCCAGCCAAGTGCAATTTGCAACCATGCTTCCTCCAGTCGTGGTCAGTGTTTGCGTAAGCGATGGTTTTTATGGCCCCTGagtcttctttttcctttttgtagcGAACGCAGGAACTCCCACGGCAAGAACACCATATTACCTTGTAATGGCAGTCGCTGTCAGAGTGACAACCTTCTGCAGCCAGAGTGCACTCAAAATCTGGAGACTGCTTTTGGGCATATTTGGTGTAGTCGAATTTCTGCATATGAACTCCTCCACTCTCACTGTGACGGCAGCCGTAATTTAAGTAGCCGAGATAGTAGTACTGCAAGTTTACAGCCCTGACGTAGTTGTCTGAACCGATCCCAAAGCGACTTTGTAGAATGCTCCACAATGATCTGAACGTGTGCTCTATGGCGGAGTCCGACTTACCGGCTTCGTTTAAAAATTTCTCTATGAGTTTTTCCGTCCTGTCTCCCCTCACCGCATTTCGAGTTTCCAGGGTGCCTCCTCTAAGAACAATGTTATCTACTGTGTTCATGCTAGATGTTTTAGACACTTCCTCTTTGCTTACATTTGCACACGCTTTAACGCCAACCTTTCCGACGCTTGTGGGACCAGCCAGAGATACACAGCTTTTCACTTGAAAATCTCTCTGACTGTACGATTTAGAACTTTCGGCAAACGTTGTCTGCCTTATACTTGCTCCACGCTTCACGGTCGTTACAACATGAGAGCCATATGTCTCTAAGAATACACCGTAGGCCTTCCAAGAGTTCGCCAGCCAGGGCTTGCTAATTGTCATAGGCAGGCGTTCGAAATCTTCAACGAGATTTTTGGATAAGTTAGAGAGCTCTTCGTTGTGAAAACAGTCTTTTGTGACCAAGAACTTCTCTGTCAGCGCGCGGATGTTTAAGGACATACCACTTATTTGAGATTCTTTTGACTCTGTTTTTTGTACAACACTGCTCAGTGTAGCACCCAGTGTAAAGCCCGATTCCAACGAGGCATCTAAGCCCGCACCGAGGGCCATCTTGGAATAAAAGGCTTTCGTACTTGCGTAGTAGTCGAAGTTGCTGCCTGTATAGTGTAATTTCTCCCTTTTAAAGCACTTTTCAGGTAAGGGCTCAAATACACTGGACTCTGCTTCTTGGAAGTCACCCAGTAAATTAATCTTCCGTAGATCGACTCCTTTTCCAAGCTCTTTGCTGACTGAATCAGTTTCACCCCCTCTGCACATGGCCGCGAGGACTAAAAATAGCGTCAATTTACTAACCATTGTGATATTAGGTACCATCTGCATGGTCGTCAACACTGAACGCTGAAACGTTGGACCTGATACAAAATGTCAATAGCTGTTTAAAAAGCTGCGTTTCATAGTATTTAGAAAGATGGTGCTATAGTATCAAGACGATCTAAACCCAGTGTGCAAGCCCTCCACTTGTTTCATGCaattaaagcaaaaataatgataaactaCAATTATCATTATTCCCTAAACAAGCAGTTAGAACTGCCTGTTTAGAGAATGATTATGACAATTGCAGTTTCAGCACTATCTTATACATTTATGTGATGTAAATAagggttgttgttgttgtttcacaaAAATCCTTGGATACTAAATCTGCCCCTTGTTTAGTCGCCAATGCATGAAAATCGCCTTATAGGTGTACGTAAAGGCTAGAACCTGCTGTTCTTTATTCAGATTAaaacagtgaacattttcaagttttcatcTCTAGGAAAAAGAACTTTGGCCCCAAAATATTGATTCACTAAATTTGAAATTGAGAGCAATAATATTCATCAtctgaagatgtcagggcattaaattaaaatacaagaaaagattcttagaaaacctaaacacacgaaAGAACACATCAAGAAAGATTCGCGAACAAATGATCATTTAAGATAAGAAAATGTTCGTATGTAAAATAAAAGGGTATACTCGTGAAGTCAGGAAATACATTAAATTTCGCTTaagttttgtccaaatcctaacaaaaggcgcgtgaaattattccctaatttcacgagtataccattcgATTTTACATACGAACATTTTCTTGCCGTTTATCTTAAATAATCATTTGTTCGCGCCaaatattggtaaaaaaaatgtcattaatAAAAGCATTCCCTACGAAATTACTAGAGTGAAGAACTGCCTATTGGCTGATTGAtacgaaaacaacaacaaaaaataggaGAGTTACTTTACCTGCGTCTGTTAAGTCTAATCcagtgacttttgttaaaatgaAATAGCTTCGTGGTAATCCTAGTTTATAATATCAATTTGGAATTCTAACCTCAGTAAGATCAAACAGGAGGGCGTTGCTGAAGGACTTGTACCTCACGCTCTAGTTGCATCTATACAATTGGTATTAAATTTGTattactttactttttttttcttttgcagtttttttaaagtagCTCTCTTTTTTTTGCTCTCCACAAGCAACGTGCTGTCTTCGTAACGTGCACTCTTTTGTAAGAATGTTACTTTTCCGGTCCAGactaaacatttttatttttctgccgattttaggctcgAAATATTCCtgcattatttttaaattatagcttatgaaatttccgttttagaatgcATTGGGCTATCAATTACAGTTAGCgtaggtttttttctttttgttggctagttttaCCGCTTAGAGAATGGAATGATTTTATACCGTTAAATCAAAAACAtgtaattgtattgtatttacagattttccaCACACAAAATATATCCTTGTCATGATTTCGGCCTcaggtttattcttaaaatattcttaaactttcgaaattttcagcctcgatattcccATAtcatatattcttataaaacaGAGAGTAATCCTGTAGACGAATCATTAAAATCAGGCTTTGCGTTCCTATAATTGCCATCAAAAGGAATAAGTTAAACATCATTTAAAGTTCTCTTTTCGAGCCCCAAACCCTTTTCTGTGTGGGAAGAAGCGGAATTTCACAATACAATAAAAACCCGCTATTAATAACCTTCATTTTCCCAACTTAGCCTAAAcaagttctttttcttaaaaacaggttcttacataaatagtaattagcacaaatttaggctgtTTTAGTtctgaaacaggttcttattttttgaAGAAGAATATGCATTCTAGCtcagagtatttagtggtattcagctcaTTTCTTAGGCAAAACCTTAATACCATTACAAGTCTTACAATAGTATTACAGTTAGAGTTACAAGGCaactatgtctccaaagaggatccttaccttatttgcccaagtgtactGAATTTTTTTCCTAGAGATGTTAGAAAATAAGAGCCTCAGTTTCAaataggctaaacaggttcttgtatagagcgTGCGTTATATGCAACAGGTTCTTAACTGAAAACGAGGTTCTTACTCGGGGATTTTGACTGTTTTCGATAACTTGAAGTACTTGTTTAATTGTTCGTGCATGTAATGGTCCAGTACAAGAAAATCTTTCACATCCTTTACCTTTATATTTTTAAACACTCGTATTTCTGAGGGTACGTTAAAGCCGTTATACAAGTCtacaatttacagtttttgaaACACACCAATCTGTTCACACCACGTTCCAGTCAAAGTCCAGGATGAATAATTGATGATTAATGTCAAGACCGCGTCCACCAACAATTTAGAACAGAAAACTTTCTTATAGCTTTTTTAAAGGGTCACAAGTCGTTGCGAAGCAAGCCGTCAAATAATCAACGAATAGTCTACGAACATATACTTAAATTTATAATGACCTTGATATCAAAGAGATGGAACTTAACTTGAATTTCACTAAGATTGTAGTTCACTTTATGTTTCACAAAAGTGCGATTAGTTGGAGCCTATTTCTAAGCCTTATCACTGGACTAAATGTAGTGTCGTCGCTTTCAAGGGATTTCTTTAATGAGAATTCCGAATAAATCCCTTAACGCAGACTACTTTTAAAAGTGTAACGAAATCCTTTCTCCTCTCGACTATGCAACCTGCCTTGCAATCTGTTAAATGGCTCAATAAAACCACCACGGTATTCTTCATAGGTAATACTTAAAACACAGAAGATTCTGTTGCATGTTAGCTAAGGATGGTACATCTAGGTTTGAAAATTCGTTTGTCTAAGGAATCATATAAACGTAATGGCGGAAAAATTTTTGGGCGAGGTAAACATCAAGAGGGGAATCTTCCTGGGATACAGCCTATCGCCTCCTCTTTCTATTGTGTCATTGATCCTTCTGACTTAACCCTTTcgctgccagagtgtttgagggggttttgtaaggtgactctaacttttgagtctatggacgaaatcctatgatgtgaccattcagatgaaagctctctgcctgtactttcacatgatgccatttgtttcttaaaattttagaaaatgaaatttggaactTTGGTCGAAATTtacctttggccacatttggcagtgaaaaggTTAAAGTGTTCCTTGGAGAAGGAAAGGGACTTATTAACCATCTATTGTACATGGATGACTTAAAGTTGTATGGCATAAGAGAGGATCATAAATACAACCTGGTGCAGTCGGTCAGGGTAATAAGCACCGATATTTGCATGGAGTTCGGTATCAATAAATGTGCAACCCTAATTATGAAAAGGGGAAAGGCCATTCAAACGGAAGACATTGATTCACCAGCCAAGGGAAATATTAAATCACTAGATCAGGACAATGAAGGCTACAAATTTTGGCTATAAATTTTTGTTTAGAGGTTGGGGCCTAAAACAAAGATTTCATCGCTGTTTCACGGACGAACTCAACCGCCAGAGGTTTGGTtccgtctgtggcgcaggctatcGATTAAGGGCACAGTTATTGTTTACGAAGACCTCTTTTTACGATAATTCCACGATCCTGAACCCGCGTAACGTGATTTCACTATTACGGGGACacacattctcgtccccagatcCCAACTTATCGGGAGGGTATCTAGACGTCAATCAGCGGAGAAGAGAATTGAATAGAATTATGCAAAATGGGAACTATGTTTTGTCTGTTGATAATCTGTTTCAATTGTAAGCCTTAACAATAACCTTTAAAGGGGGCGAGGGCTTACATGTAATAACACCAAATTATGTCACATTTCCGAaataatgtatcggtcaaatcgaagcttcaacatgcccccccctggcataccccgggcatttgacacctttgccgttccggggaggagggaatttgattatcagagtcttccagggggtggggaatttgatccccatgctttaggggtgggggatttgaactgcaccctcgatttcatggaAAATCTTGggcgtggcgagctatcatgggggacgcggtgttagagggtgttcgtggaaaagattgtgcctttgtggtcagttggttacgaggaaaggggttaaacaagctttgtgcagtatttgaagtatttaaatttaaaatttttaatattggattcaggctttgaatgtatgaatgtattttattgttgtgtttacaatgaaatacaatacctataccgacgattcaatacaacataaaataaaataaaaagctcaggtcaactactttaACCTAgtgcaagtatgttaattaataaggtgagcgatgatgcatgtcagtgaaatggtcatgatgtagtaatctcaataggtgggattttttttatagaacgctttgtatgttgcatgacgaaaaaaagctgagcattcagttaccttgtagcagcgatttccgccgctttgcgcgagacttttgttcgtagtaaatacgctaacagtgcatgtttctcagtttttgttatattttaaagattttgttcgacaactgaaggcgtttccacCGTCTTTCTGTCATTTATGtacctgtgaaatgtccccggggtgggggcatttgatcacctgaatggaccctagtgtggggcatttgagcggcattttggcccgggtaggggggaatttgaacaataattttcaaaaaagtcaaatgcccgggggttgcccggggggggggggggcatgttgaagcttcgatttgctCGATACATAAGGCCCCGATATGGAATCCCTATATAATCGAGCCTGAcggtagtctccctcgcagccggtttttggatgtcacgcaacggtCGACCAATCTTTTCTTTTgagggagcgttgcgtgacgtcTAAAAAagcggctgcgagggagactagccTAGGGAGTGATAAGAAGCTCGATAAATGAAGCTCATTAGATTGTCCagttaaagcatttttttgtatCACAATTCCCTCGAAATCTTTTTGTATCCCAGCATTCATAATAGTGATGAAGCATAAGAATCAGAAAATTTGTGAAACCTTTTAAAGATGTTTCTACCATGTTATACACTTTACTAATCAAGATTCCGAGAACGTTTACAGTTGTTGAGATTTAGTTCTGGCCACAAAATTAAGAAAGATAAGCTCCAGCGCGGCCTTATATGAAAATAAGAcgttattacaaaaacaaaagtacactttttttttttcggtcggTCTCAAACAAAAACATAAGAATAATTTTGTGGACCATCAAGACAAGTTTTTCTGACTGATAACTAGCCTAAGAAGTTCATGGAAATAAAGCCGACGAGTCATTTTCTATCGTTACTCGGTATTTTCTATCGTTTTATGATCTTGTTATAGCAAATATCCTTTTTATCCAGTTTTTCCATAAAAAATACATGAACCCTGAACATGATTGTATGAAAAAATCGCAATAACAGGGAATTAGAAAACCTAAAACTTAAACCGGTGCATAATTGGGAGTATAGTTCCCTTTGGAATTTCCGTGGCCGTAGTTAGGTTAGGTGCGTTTTAGGATTTTCAGTACTTCCATGATTACAATCGCGTCTTACCGACTGAAGGGGAATTTTCTAATTCAAATAAGGTCATATTACGAAGGAAGCGTAAACGTTTTGTGAAATCATCATCAAATTCCGCCTTGTCTTTAATTGGTACGCCGACAAAGCGTAATTATAATTTGCGGGTTCAATGTTTTACGTTACCAAGCAAAATTTTCGTTCTACGTCTAAGAAGCATTATTTTAATAACCGCCTTAAATTAATTCTGACGGAATGTTAAACGGCAGATATTAAGTTAAACCAAtgcaaaaaaagttaatgtaaATGATTTAGGAAGCACCGTAGGAAATGCAGGCCAAATCTGTACAAATTAATCAAATAATTAGGAACATCGAGTTCCTATGGAGAACCAAAAGCGTCAAGTATAACCATGCATGCAGCTTAATCAAGCAAATCTCTGCAAGCCATATTCTTCAGTGGAATCACGACAGAATATAATTGTTTACTCTTTGTAGAACTATAAAAGgagtttttagaaaaaaagtttagaaTTGCGTTCCAGTGTTTTTCACATAATTTCATCGCCTTTCGCGACTAAAGTAATAATACTTCCAGAAGTTAAATTTTTGGGGGGGACGGCGcgtattttagtctttttttattattttttattgaaagtGTGTAACTGATATTTTTATAGCGTGTTTCATTTTTCATCGCGAATTCGTTTCCCAAATTTACTTAATGGTTACactttactctttttttttaaatcctgGCTTAATTTTTTAGCacgaaaactatttttttcttt
This window encodes:
- the LOC140934124 gene encoding DELTA-alicitoxin-Pse2b-like; its protein translation is MTISKPWLANSWKAYGVFLETYGSHVVTTVKRGASIRQTTFAESSKSYSQRDFQVKSCVSLAGPTSVGKVGVKACANVSKEEVSKTSSMNTVDNIVLRGGTLETRNAVRGDRTEKLIEKFLNEAGKSDSAIEHTFRSLWSILQSRFGIGSDNYVRAVNLQYYYLGYLNYGCRHSESGGVHMQKFDYTKYAQKQSPDFECTLAAEGCHSDSDCHYKVIWCSCRGSSCVRYKKEKEDSGAIKTIAYANTDHDWRKHGCKLHLAGSLCKCHNHSEPKVVWRIPSRDFPQNARGDADFDTPDESDSGQAEEEEYDDEPH